CTTTGCTGCACCCCTAACCCGCGCCGTTGATGCGTGGGGGGTTGGACGgcccgggcgcctcgtcgtcgctgtcgtcgaggatGACGACGCCGCCCTCATCACGGCCGTGGCACCGAGCGGCGATCTCCTCGagggcgcggcgctggcgctccatctcctGCTGGATGTAGTCGTCCTGCGCCCATTTGAGACCGGTCTTCTCGTCGGcggccatggcctcgtgctccttcTTCACGTGAAGGAGCGCCGACTCGGTCTTCGACTTGACGAggcgggaggagggaggagaagggaCACAACCGTCCtcattgatgacgagggcgccgcccGAGCGGCGTCTCCCGTGACTCCGGCTTGACGGGAGGAGCGCCGGCGACCCGGAGGAACGGGAGCCAAACAAAAACGACGACGACGTCTCCATTCTCCTCGGCGTTCAAGAACTGTTgtggcggcgagagaaggaggggggcgccgggtACTCCATCCGCGGCGAGTTGCCGGCCTCGATGTGCTCGAGGACGGCTTCGAGCGTGcgcccggggacgccccaccattgACGCCGCCCCTTGGAGTTGTGGCGCCCGCGGGGTTTAGCGCTATTCGTGGCGGCGAGTTGGTCGGAGTGGCGGTGGTCGAAGTACGCCGTCCATAGCGTGTGGCTGTCGGGGGCGTACCTCGACTGCTGCCGCGCGTGCTCCGGCAGCGACGACCTGATGCGCGTGATCTCGGTGCACCGTTCAACACCGGAGGACGGCGGTGGCACTGGGACTCCGCCGACGCCGAGCCTCCACGAGCTCGGCACCCGCATGTCGGGTGGCGCCGGGTAGTCCGCCTCGTAAAGGAGACGGGCCTCCGCCTTGtgcaggtggcggcggccgaagccattggcTGCCGCTCCATCGCCGGGGGAACGTTCAACCATCGTTGGCGAAGGAGAGAGGGGCGTCGGTGCGGCCAGCGGCGAGGGAGGGCGGTTTTTATAGCGGCGAGTGGACGGCGAGCGGGCGACAACAGTGTGGACGCATGGCGGGGAGGGGGTGGGACGCGCGCCTTCATTGCGCCActcgtgaggaatcaatggaaggctggcCGACGGCAACCTTCGCATTGATTCCCGCAggaaaacgaggcgatgaggacgacgaaggggccCAGCCGCTGACTCGGCGGGTCCACCAGGCTTTTGCGCCAAAAAGTTTTCCTCGGCGCCCCcagacccccccccctccctagcgcgccgggttcggcctggatccGTCGGCACCAATTTCGACCCTAACCGGCGAATATTGGGCTTCTGGAGGCACGAGTAGGCCTATTTTTCAAGCCGGCGCTAAAAAAGGGGATTGGGGGCCTCTTGGGGGGCGAGTTGAGATGCTCGAGGTGGCCATGCATGCATGTGCTGTAATTAATACATTGGTATACACAAAATTTTGAGAAAAAAGAGAGTATTAATTAAGTACTtctgcaaactacgaaattaatttcaTCATTCTCATCTATCTTAGTTGACGGGATTTTCGAATTAAGCCTTGTAAATCTGAAAGGTGGAAGTACGTATCACACAAAATGCCTTTGGATgtcttttcttaaaaaaagaaaaacaagagagGAGCGGGCAGACGTGCTCCCCCGAGAGACAGAGGGGGGAAACAGAGCCGCGCTCCTGCCTCACgaccgcgccggccgccgccgccgccccctttaCGCTGCTAGGTTTCCTCATAGTCCTCCTTGACTCCTTTCTTCTCGGCCTCCTAGTCCGGTGACGGCGGGAGACCGTCGCGGTCCGCGAAAGCGAGCACTTGGGCAGCGGCGAGTTTCGTTCCATGGCGGGGCACTTGCTGGTGGCGGTGGcggggaggaggagaagatggtggGAAGCGCCATTGTTTGCGGCGGAGCAGCGCGCGACGCTGGTTAACGTGAAGCTGAAGCTGGTCAAGGATCCGGCACTCGACGGGGCGTTGTCGCGCCAGCGCCACCTCCGCGCTGCCCACCACCTGCTCGACCTCGTGTCCTCGCGGCCCGGCCACCGTATCTCGTGCCCCGAGCTCCTCGCCGACAAGTCCGTCCACAAGATGCTTGGCTCCACGGCCGCCGTGCTCGCCTTCCTCCGCAGATACCACACCCTGTTCTCGCTCTCCCGCCGCGGTGGAGGCGGCGTGTCCCTCACGGACGCAGCGCTCGGCCTCCGGTGCCGGGAACTGGACTGCCTGGACGCCTCGGAGCCCGACCTGCTcgctcgcctccgccgcctcctcatgCTCACCCTGCCGCGCTCGCTCCCGCTCCACACCGTCGACCTTCTCCGCTGGGACTTGGGCCTGCCCCGCGACTACCGCGCATCGATCCTGGCTCGCCACCTCGACCACTTCGACCTTAAGCAGCCCGAGGGCGACGAGCGCATCTGGCTCCACCTCCTCTCCTGGGACGACCGTCTGGCTGTCTCGGAACTCGAGAAGGCTGCGGCAGGTGGCGACACCACCTGTCTCCCATTTCCGGTGAGCTTCACGAGGGGGTTTGGCCTGAGGAGCAAGTCTATGGACTGGCTGAAGGAGTGGCAGACGCTTCCATACACTAACCCGTACGCCGACGCCTCGGGCCTTGACCGTCGCACTGATGTGTCAGAGAAGCGGAATGTCGGAGTGTTCCATGAGCTGCTGCACCTCACATTGGCAAAGAGGACAGAGCGCCACAACGTGAGCAACATGAGGAA
This DNA window, taken from Triticum aestivum cultivar Chinese Spring chromosome 1D, IWGSC CS RefSeq v2.1, whole genome shotgun sequence, encodes the following:
- the LOC123180337 gene encoding protein WHAT'S THIS FACTOR 9, mitochondrial; the encoded protein is MAGHLLVAVAGRRRRWWEAPLFAAEQRATLVNVKLKLVKDPALDGALSRQRHLRAAHHLLDLVSSRPGHRISCPELLADKSVHKMLGSTAAVLAFLRRYHTLFSLSRRGGGGVSLTDAALGLRCRELDCLDASEPDLLARLRRLLMLTLPRSLPLHTVDLLRWDLGLPRDYRASILARHLDHFDLKQPEGDERIWLHLLSWDDRLAVSELEKAAAGGDTTCLPFPVSFTRGFGLRSKSMDWLKEWQTLPYTNPYADASGLDRRTDVSEKRNVGVFHELLHLTLAKRTERHNVSNMRKLLGMPQKFTKVFERHPGIFYLSRIHGTQTVVLREAYGGTSQLLEKHAHPLVAIREEYTTMMRAALPPRRSRESCNYCGELDEESEGEEGTELS